DNA from Paraburkholderia sp. BL10I2N1:
CGCGCTCTTCGTGAGCGTATTACCCACTGCGACACCGATACGTTTTTCACCATAGTCGAACGCAAGCAGCGTTACCTCACGTCCGGCCGCACCGCTCATGCGTGACCTGCTTCGCCCGAAAGCATCGACAGGTTGATGCCGAGCAGCCCAAGTGCCGCTTCGAACCGCTCTTCAGCGGGCACGTCGAAGACGATTTTCGGGTCGGCCTCGACGGTGAGCCAGCCGTTCTTCGAAATCTCTTCCTCGAGCTGTCCGGCGCCCCACCCGGCGTGGCCGAGCGTGAGCAGGAAGCGCTCGGGACCGTTGCCGCTGGCGACAGCCTCGAGCACGTCTTTCGATGTGGTCATCTCCAGCCCGCCCGGCACCGACATCGACGACGTGTACGAACTGCCGCCTTTCGGATCGTGCAGCACAAAGCCGCGCTCGGTTTGCACCGGGCCGCCGAAGTACACGGGAACATGCAGAAGGGGTTCGATCTCGAGCTTGAGATCGATGCGATTGAAGAGCGCTTCCAGGTCGATATCGGTTGGCCGGTTGATCACGAGGCCGAGCGCGCCGCGCTCACTGTGATCGCAAAGGTAGACCACCGTTCCTGAAAACGTGGGATCCACCATGTTCGGCATGGCGATCAGGAACTGGTTGGTCAGATTGATGCGATCGGTACTCTTGGACATAGTTCGAATTTTAGCAAAGACGGTGCAGGATGGCGGGCTTTGAGCATACGCGCATGGGCGCGGGTATGGATTCGCGGGGCGCCGTCGACGGCATTCATACTGCACTCTATCACGCGCTTACAGGTCGCCGATGTGACGTGTTCCGCAAGGGCTCGCGGCGCGTCGGACAGCAGGATTCGCGCCCGCCCGCAGTTTCGCGAAGGACGTTGTACGCGGCGGCCCAAGGGCGGCGTCGAGGAATGCGCTGATACGGCTGGCTCCATGGCAGTCAGTCAGGCCGCACCTGGCTTCGACGCGGGCGAAACGCCACCCTGCTCGATCGCGTGGATCAACGCGGCGAGCGCGGCGCTGCCGTCCGGCGGCGCGACGCCCGCTGCGATCTTGTGCAGCATCGCGCGCAGCGCCTCGGCGGCATGGTCAAGCGAACGGGCGGGCGGCGCGTCGACGATGGTGCGCGAGCGCACCGCTGGCGTCGATACACCCGCGTGCGCGCGACGGCGCCATGCGAGCCCCAGCGCATCCGCCAGCATCGCCACGTGGCCGAGGCCGAGCGCCCAGGCGGCCGCGCCAAGGCGATAGGCGGCGTCGCCCGCCTGCAGCGCAGCGCCAGGGTCGACCTTCTCGGGGTTGTCGGCAAGGCGGGCGTGCTCGGACAGCGCGGCAATCGACGCGTCCGCCGTCTGCAGAAAATCCTCATACGCATTCGCGTTGACGGTAAGCACGCCGAGTTCGCGTGCCGCAGGGTCGCGCACGGCAACGACTTCAGCCTGCGCGGCCTGCTCCTCCCACAACGCCTCCGATGCCTGCG
Protein-coding regions in this window:
- a CDS encoding YqgE/AlgH family protein, whose product is MSKSTDRINLTNQFLIAMPNMVDPTFSGTVVYLCDHSERGALGLVINRPTDIDLEALFNRIDLKLEIEPLLHVPVYFGGPVQTERGFVLHDPKGGSSYTSSMSVPGGLEMTTSKDVLEAVASGNGPERFLLTLGHAGWGAGQLEEEISKNGWLTVEADPKIVFDVPAEERFEAALGLLGINLSMLSGEAGHA